From one Chryseobacterium sp. 3008163 genomic stretch:
- a CDS encoding hemin ABC transporter substrate-binding protein: protein MKKFILAASVLMAVYSCKKEAQKPTENKTEVSSETPKSNNKIVSISGGITEIVAALGHESEIVATDVTSTYPESLKATAKNLGHVRSMTIEPIMAVSPTLILASDKDINPDLLGKIKASGIKTELFKQEFTVDGTKKLIADVAKAIGNTDYQKLTDKIDADLKQVLPIAKKPKVLFIYARGNMMMVSGKNTPMAALIGLAGGENAINDFEDFKPLTPEAVVKANPDVLFFFSTGLEGSGGNEGALKMPGVSQTNAGKNKKIIAMDGGLVSGFGPRLGEAAVALNKLLVESTK, encoded by the coding sequence ATGAAAAAATTCATCCTTGCAGCATCTGTACTTATGGCAGTGTACTCTTGCAAAAAAGAGGCGCAAAAACCTACGGAAAATAAAACTGAAGTTTCTTCTGAAACTCCAAAATCAAATAATAAAATAGTTTCTATCAGCGGTGGTATTACAGAAATTGTAGCAGCTCTTGGTCACGAAAGCGAAATTGTTGCAACAGACGTTACCAGTACCTATCCGGAATCTTTAAAAGCTACAGCTAAAAACTTAGGTCACGTAAGATCAATGACGATTGAGCCGATCATGGCAGTAAGTCCTACTTTAATTTTAGCTTCTGATAAAGACATCAATCCTGATCTGTTAGGGAAAATCAAAGCTTCAGGAATCAAAACTGAATTATTCAAGCAGGAATTTACCGTTGACGGAACTAAAAAATTAATCGCCGACGTTGCAAAAGCGATCGGAAACACAGATTATCAAAAACTGACTGATAAAATTGATGCAGATCTAAAGCAGGTACTGCCTATCGCTAAAAAGCCAAAAGTATTGTTCATCTACGCAAGAGGAAATATGATGATGGTTTCAGGGAAAAATACACCCATGGCTGCATTAATTGGTCTTGCAGGTGGTGAAAACGCAATCAATGATTTTGAAGATTTCAAACCTTTAACTCCGGAAGCGGTGGTAAAAGCAAATCCTGATGTATTGTTCTTCTTCTCTACAGGTCTTGAAGGTTCTGGTGGTAACGAAGGTGCATTAAAAATGCCGGGGGTTTCTCAGACAAACGCTGGTAAAAACAAAAAGATTATTGCTATGGACGGAGGTTTGGTTTCCGGTTTCGGTCCAAGATTAGGTGAGGCTGCAGTTGCATTAAATAAACTTTTAGTTGAAAGCACAAAGTAA
- a CDS encoding hemin-degrading factor has translation MSTLVNELKEKWEALRAENPHLRIRNAAEQLGVSEAELLLTNVGEGVTVLKPEFANILTEVEKLGKVMALTRNDECVHERKGTYLNGDFSSPHAQLFVGEDIDLRIFQNHWKFAFAVVEGDRKSLQFFGKDGLALHKIYLTKDSNAEAFEPIVAQFTAENQTETFELEAVAPKAPEKEDSEIDAEGFKKAWTELKDTHDFFMMTRKFGVSRTQALRLAPEGYAKKIDTSKVVNVLEDASEKNLPIMIFVGNRGIIQIHTGEVKKTMWHQQWFNVMDPDFNLHLDVTKIAEAWIVKKPTEDGEVTAIEVFNKEGDFIVQFFGKRKPGIPELQEWKDLVADFEK, from the coding sequence ATGAGCACATTAGTTAACGAACTGAAAGAAAAATGGGAAGCTCTAAGAGCAGAAAACCCACATTTGAGAATAAGAAATGCCGCAGAACAATTGGGTGTAAGCGAAGCAGAATTATTATTAACTAACGTAGGAGAAGGAGTTACCGTCCTAAAACCTGAATTTGCCAATATCTTAACCGAAGTCGAAAAATTAGGAAAGGTAATGGCCCTGACAAGAAACGACGAATGCGTACACGAGAGAAAAGGAACTTACTTGAATGGTGATTTCAGCAGTCCTCACGCACAGCTTTTCGTAGGAGAAGATATTGATTTAAGAATCTTCCAGAATCACTGGAAATTTGCTTTTGCAGTAGTGGAAGGTGACAGAAAAAGCCTTCAGTTCTTCGGGAAAGACGGTCTGGCACTTCATAAAATATATTTAACGAAAGACAGCAACGCAGAAGCATTCGAGCCGATTGTTGCTCAGTTTACAGCTGAAAACCAAACTGAAACTTTTGAATTGGAAGCAGTTGCTCCAAAAGCTCCTGAAAAAGAAGATTCAGAAATTGATGCTGAAGGGTTCAAAAAAGCATGGACAGAATTGAAAGACACTCACGATTTCTTCATGATGACCAGAAAATTCGGAGTTTCAAGAACTCAGGCTTTGAGATTGGCTCCTGAAGGTTATGCTAAAAAAATAGACACTTCAAAAGTTGTCAACGTTCTTGAAGATGCATCTGAAAAGAACTTACCAATCATGATTTTCGTTGGTAACAGAGGAATTATCCAGATTCACACAGGTGAAGTGAAGAAGACGATGTGGCACCAACAGTGGTTCAACGTGATGGATCCTGATTTCAACTTACACTTAGACGTTACCAAAATCGCTGAAGCTTGGATTGTGAAAAAACCAACGGAAGACGGTGAAGTAACAGCGATTGAAGTATTCAACAAAGAAGGTGATTTCATCGTTCAGTTCTTCGGAAAAAGAAAACCGGGAATCCCTGAATTGCAAGAGTGGAAAGACCTTGTCGCAGATTTTGAAAAGTAA
- a CDS encoding serine hydrolase, whose protein sequence is MKKIFALLFAILMTNQIFAQTENYKTTIDQFQTKYNAGKYDEIFNSFSIEMKQALPLESTKEFLTSLKSQVGKIENKEFIKYEKETYASYKIKFEKAVLSVNISLNENHQINGLFVKPFEESATSEAKNTVNVLSKYPKEIAQIIYSKSKDFPNNTQLSIAVIKNGKTNYYGIIKENDSIKPIENQSKVFEIGSITKVFTSTVLASLVEDKKINLADHVNNYYPFTFKDNINISFESLANHTSGLPRLPENLDLSNESNPYKNYGKKELEDYLKNTLKLDNKLLKSYAYSNLGAGLLGHTLGLSQKTSFQELLKKRIFDKYKMTNSFSNSRNLGEKLVKGLNADGETIPNWDFDVLFGGGGILSTTEDLAKFATAQLNAKNKELTLTRIPTFDISEKMKIGLGWHILKSENGQNLFWHNGGTAGYSSSMTVNTDNKTAVIILSNVSAFNPKMENIDPLCFELMREMNKK, encoded by the coding sequence ATGAAAAAAATATTCGCCTTACTTTTCGCCATCCTGATGACCAATCAAATCTTTGCTCAGACTGAAAATTACAAAACTACCATTGATCAATTTCAGACGAAATATAATGCCGGAAAATATGATGAAATTTTCAACAGTTTCTCGATCGAAATGAAACAGGCATTACCCCTTGAAAGTACAAAAGAATTTTTAACTAGTTTAAAATCTCAAGTTGGTAAAATTGAAAATAAAGAATTCATCAAATACGAAAAGGAAACTTATGCAAGTTATAAAATCAAATTTGAAAAGGCAGTTTTATCAGTCAATATTTCACTGAATGAGAACCATCAAATCAACGGACTTTTTGTAAAACCATTCGAAGAATCTGCTACATCAGAAGCGAAGAATACTGTAAATGTTTTAAGTAAATATCCAAAAGAAATTGCCCAGATTATTTATTCAAAATCGAAAGATTTTCCAAATAATACCCAATTATCTATTGCCGTCATCAAAAACGGAAAAACAAATTATTACGGAATTATAAAAGAAAATGACTCTATAAAACCAATTGAAAATCAAAGTAAAGTGTTTGAGATTGGTTCGATTACTAAAGTTTTCACATCCACAGTTTTAGCTTCTCTGGTAGAAGATAAAAAAATCAACTTGGCTGATCATGTCAATAATTATTATCCTTTTACATTCAAAGACAACATCAACATCAGTTTTGAAAGCTTAGCCAATCATACTTCTGGGCTGCCTCGTTTACCCGAGAATTTAGATTTATCCAATGAGTCTAATCCTTACAAAAATTATGGTAAGAAAGAGCTTGAAGATTATCTTAAAAATACTCTGAAACTTGATAATAAACTTTTAAAATCTTACGCTTATTCAAATTTAGGAGCAGGTTTATTAGGACATACTTTAGGTTTATCTCAAAAAACAAGCTTTCAAGAGTTATTAAAGAAAAGAATTTTTGACAAATATAAAATGACGAATTCTTTTAGCAATTCTCGAAATTTGGGAGAAAAATTGGTAAAAGGTTTAAATGCAGATGGAGAAACAATTCCAAATTGGGACTTTGACGTTCTGTTTGGCGGTGGCGGAATCTTATCAACAACAGAAGATTTAGCGAAATTTGCCACCGCACAGTTGAATGCTAAAAACAAAGAACTTACATTAACAAGAATACCTACTTTTGACATCAGCGAAAAGATGAAAATCGGTTTGGGCTGGCATATTTTAAAATCAGAAAACGGTCAAAATTTATTTTGGCATAACGGTGGAACTGCCGGATATTCATCTTCAATGACTGTGAATACTGATAACAAAACAGCAGTGATTATCTTATCAAATGTTTCGGCATTTAATCCTAAAATGGAAAATATTGATCCGTTGTGTTTTGAATTGATGCGGGAAATGAATAAAAAGTAG
- a CDS encoding FecCD family ABC transporter permease, whose product MKAQSKLYFYVLISVLLLVVLAIGALYIGVYDFNGVSPFTVLSRYISGDPNLALSDKYVIWDVRAARIIMAILIGSMLAVSGTSLQGLFKNPLATGEAIGLTSGATLLAAIAIVLGGHFKEYLPEMVQFSLTGISAFIGALLAMMLVYRISTSAGKTNVVMMLLSGVAITSIGFSITGFLIYISKDEQLRDLTFWNMGSLAAATWTKNIVLAVVIAISYAVLLPKGKALNAMMLGERDAQHLGINVERLKKQIVIITSLMVGTCVAFSGTIGFVGLIVPYILRLLFKSNYTFILPLSAVLGSILLLIADTISRSIVAPSELPIGILTSLIGGPIFIAILIKFKKSL is encoded by the coding sequence TTGAAAGCACAAAGTAAATTATATTTTTATGTACTAATAAGTGTCCTTTTGCTGGTTGTTCTGGCAATTGGGGCACTTTATATTGGGGTCTATGATTTTAATGGGGTTTCACCGTTTACCGTTTTAAGCCGGTATATTTCAGGTGATCCAAATTTAGCACTAAGCGATAAATATGTCATTTGGGATGTTCGTGCAGCTCGGATTATCATGGCGATTCTCATCGGAAGTATGCTTGCCGTTTCGGGAACGAGTCTGCAGGGTTTGTTCAAAAATCCTTTGGCAACTGGTGAGGCGATAGGTTTAACTTCAGGAGCGACTTTACTTGCAGCAATTGCAATTGTTTTAGGAGGACATTTCAAAGAGTATCTTCCTGAGATGGTTCAGTTTTCACTGACGGGTATTTCAGCTTTTATCGGAGCTTTATTAGCAATGATGCTGGTGTACAGAATCTCAACGAGCGCCGGAAAAACAAATGTCGTGATGATGTTGTTAAGCGGTGTTGCCATTACCTCGATTGGTTTTTCAATTACAGGTTTTCTGATTTATATATCTAAAGATGAACAATTGAGAGATCTTACCTTCTGGAATATGGGAAGTCTTGCCGCCGCAACATGGACAAAAAACATCGTTCTTGCAGTGGTTATTGCAATTTCCTATGCAGTTTTACTTCCAAAAGGAAAAGCATTGAATGCAATGATGTTGGGCGAAAGAGATGCACAGCATTTAGGAATCAATGTAGAAAGATTAAAGAAACAGATTGTCATTATCACTTCGCTAATGGTAGGAACCTGCGTTGCTTTTTCCGGGACGATTGGTTTTGTTGGGCTTATTGTACCGTATATTTTGAGATTGTTATTTAAATCAAATTATACATTCATTTTGCCTCTGTCAGCAGTTTTGGGAAGCATTTTACTTTTAATTGCAGATACCATCAGCAGAAGCATTGTAGCACCGTCAGAATTACCGATTGGTATTTTAACATCATTAATTGGTGGACCGATTTTCATCGCTATTTTAATTAAATTTAAAAAATCACTCTAA
- a CDS encoding organic hydroperoxide resistance protein gives MKTLYTTNVTAKGGRNGQVKSDNGVLDLEVRMPKGLGGANDDYTNPEMLFAAGYAACFDSALNLIISKSKIETGETSVAAKVSIGQNEDGGFGLAAELDVNIPGVSLEEAQQLTEKAHQICPYSNATRNNIEVKLSVTNN, from the coding sequence ATGAAAACATTATATACCACCAACGTTACCGCAAAAGGCGGAAGAAACGGACAGGTAAAAAGCGATAACGGTGTTTTGGATCTTGAAGTAAGAATGCCAAAAGGATTAGGCGGAGCCAATGACGATTACACAAACCCCGAAATGCTCTTTGCAGCAGGATATGCAGCTTGTTTTGACAGCGCATTGAACTTGATCATCAGTAAATCTAAAATTGAAACCGGAGAAACTTCGGTAGCTGCAAAAGTAAGCATCGGACAAAATGAAGATGGTGGTTTTGGCTTAGCTGCAGAATTGGACGTGAATATTCCGGGAGTTTCTCTTGAAGAAGCCCAGCAATTGACTGAAAAAGCTCATCAGATTTGCCCATATTCTAATGCGACAAGAAATAATATTGAGGTGAAACTTTCGGTGACAAATAACTAA
- a CDS encoding HmuY family protein, translated as MKKILFCLLVGASFISQSCINDNEDPVVVTPSDGARVDPNVGGATQPNQVWFDFGTDTEILTKRTDWDLALYSGNEFKVVLNSSIMMAAGKIPNATNIDLVTEASVAALQTQVQVANFNPANVAFIDDVKGDFPTGSTAIEEIRASESDNAVYLVNMGKEIYTGTVPTGSVATGGDDRGWMKVQIVRAGNGYKVKYANLNDASHKEITVAKDPTYNYSFVSLNHLKPEPNKIAKQVFIQPEKKKWDICFTVFTNTIIGAGSYIYADFVTTNNVGGVAVYEIIVPSTSSGVEAFTNFKTSDIDQSKFIHNDQRIIGANWRNPVGANGLEVYGDRFYIVKDAEGFYFKLRFTRLTNTAGERGRPQFEYKPL; from the coding sequence ATGAAAAAAATACTATTTTGCTTATTAGTAGGCGCTTCATTCATTTCTCAGTCGTGTATTAATGATAATGAAGATCCGGTAGTGGTAACGCCCTCAGACGGAGCTAGAGTAGATCCTAATGTTGGAGGTGCCACACAGCCTAACCAGGTTTGGTTTGATTTCGGAACAGATACTGAAATTCTTACCAAAAGAACAGATTGGGATCTTGCATTATATTCAGGAAACGAATTTAAAGTAGTGTTGAATTCATCAATTATGATGGCAGCAGGTAAAATTCCCAATGCTACCAATATTGATTTAGTGACAGAAGCAAGTGTTGCAGCATTGCAAACCCAGGTGCAGGTTGCCAATTTTAATCCTGCAAATGTTGCTTTCATTGATGATGTGAAAGGTGATTTTCCTACAGGAAGCACAGCAATAGAAGAAATTAGAGCCAGCGAATCTGATAACGCAGTCTATCTAGTGAATATGGGTAAAGAAATTTACACAGGTACGGTGCCGACAGGTTCTGTAGCAACGGGTGGAGACGACAGAGGCTGGATGAAAGTTCAGATAGTAAGAGCAGGAAATGGATATAAGGTAAAATATGCCAACCTGAATGATGCTAGTCACAAAGAAATAACAGTAGCAAAAGATCCAACTTATAATTACAGTTTTGTAAGCTTAAATCATCTAAAGCCAGAGCCAAATAAAATTGCAAAACAGGTCTTCATTCAACCCGAAAAAAAGAAATGGGACATCTGTTTCACCGTTTTCACAAATACAATTATAGGAGCAGGAAGTTATATTTACGCTGATTTTGTAACGACTAATAACGTTGGTGGAGTAGCAGTTTATGAAATTATTGTTCCTTCCACATCTTCGGGAGTTGAAGCTTTTACAAACTTTAAAACTTCAGATATTGATCAGTCAAAATTTATACATAATGACCAAAGAATTATCGGGGCTAATTGGAGAAACCCTGTAGGAGCCAATGGACTTGAAGTGTATGGTGACCGTTTTTATATTGTAAAAGATGCTGAGGGCTTCTATTTTAAATTAAGATTTACAAGATTGACAAACACGGCAGGAGAGAGGGGAAGACCTCAATTCGAATATAAGCCTTTATAA
- a CDS encoding NAD(P)H-dependent oxidoreductase has protein sequence MSLIEDLNWRHAVKAYDSTKKVSQEDLNTILEAARLAPTSSGLQPFRVIVIENQELKERMVKGALNPEVMRDSSHVLVFAAWDSYSNEKIDKVYDHHTDVRELPQGRFSSYTDMIKEMYNAQTPEQHFAHTARQTYIALGLAMAQAAELKIDATPAEGFNNQIVDEILELKELGLKSVTLLYLGYRDTENDWLSNMKKVRIPMEEFIIRK, from the coding sequence ATGTCGTTAATAGAAGACCTAAACTGGAGACATGCCGTAAAAGCGTATGACTCAACAAAAAAAGTATCACAAGAAGATTTAAATACAATTTTAGAAGCTGCAAGATTGGCTCCTACTTCATCAGGATTACAACCATTCCGTGTGATTGTGATAGAAAATCAGGAATTAAAAGAGAGAATGGTAAAAGGCGCACTAAACCCGGAAGTGATGAGAGATTCTTCTCACGTTTTGGTTTTTGCAGCTTGGGACAGCTATTCAAATGAGAAAATCGATAAAGTATACGATCATCATACCGATGTGAGAGAATTGCCACAAGGACGTTTCAGCAGTTATACCGATATGATCAAAGAGATGTACAACGCTCAAACTCCTGAACAACATTTTGCGCATACCGCAAGACAAACGTATATTGCATTAGGTTTAGCAATGGCTCAGGCGGCAGAATTGAAAATCGATGCAACACCTGCGGAAGGTTTCAATAATCAAATTGTTGACGAAATTCTTGAGTTGAAAGAATTAGGTTTAAAAAGTGTCACTCTTTTATATCTTGGTTACAGAGATACCGAAAACGACTGGCTTTCAAACATGAAGAAAGTAAGAATTCCGATGGAGGAATTTATCATCAGAAAATAG
- a CDS encoding ChaN family lipoprotein — MKNTFIILLLLGFSVLKAQNIKPYQFYDKKGKEIKTEKLVKELADYDIVFFGENHNSSINHWLQLKITEALFAKKKGQLILGAEMFERDNQSQLDNYLSGKFDAKTLKDSARLWNNFATDYQPLVDFAKDKKLKFIATNVPRRYASQTAKEGLESLNKLGQKDKSYIAQLPIKVTLDTPGYPEMKKMMGDHAEGTKVMNFISAQAIKDATMAESILKNFEAGKTFIHYNGNFHSKEFGGIYWYIKQKNPNLKMAVISVFESENSDLKVPEKDYIPTDFNLIIPADMTKTY, encoded by the coding sequence ATGAAAAATACTTTCATCATCCTGTTGCTGCTGGGATTTTCAGTATTGAAAGCACAAAACATTAAGCCTTATCAATTCTACGACAAAAAAGGAAAAGAAATAAAAACTGAAAAGCTCGTCAAAGAATTAGCGGACTATGACATCGTTTTCTTTGGTGAAAATCACAACAGTTCCATCAACCACTGGCTTCAGTTAAAAATTACGGAAGCTCTATTTGCAAAGAAAAAAGGACAGTTAATTTTAGGAGCCGAAATGTTTGAAAGAGATAATCAATCTCAGTTAGACAATTATTTAAGCGGAAAATTTGATGCAAAAACTTTGAAAGATTCAGCACGTCTTTGGAACAACTTTGCGACAGATTATCAGCCTTTGGTAGATTTTGCTAAAGATAAAAAGTTGAAATTCATCGCTACAAACGTTCCGAGAAGATATGCGTCCCAAACTGCCAAAGAAGGTCTCGAATCTTTAAATAAATTGGGTCAAAAAGATAAGTCATACATTGCCCAACTTCCTATAAAAGTTACGTTAGATACGCCTGGTTATCCTGAAATGAAAAAAATGATGGGTGATCATGCCGAAGGAACCAAAGTGATGAACTTCATTTCTGCACAGGCCATCAAAGACGCAACAATGGCAGAATCTATCCTGAAAAATTTTGAAGCCGGAAAAACATTCATCCACTACAACGGAAATTTCCACAGCAAAGAATTTGGCGGAATCTACTGGTACATCAAACAGAAAAACCCGAACCTGAAAATGGCGGTCATTTCGGTCTTTGAATCTGAAAATTCTGACTTGAAAGTCCCTGAAAAAGATTATATCCCGACAGATTTTAATCTGATCATTCCTGCGGATATGACGAAAACTTATTAA
- a CDS encoding MarR family winged helix-turn-helix transcriptional regulator, whose product MDNHNPPQLGNQLCFPLYVIAKEITGLYRPFLDELDITYSQYLVMMVLWEKDGLTVNQVGEKLYLDSGTLTPLLKRLEAKGFIIRKRKKEDERVVEVFLDDAGRNLQQKACEIPAKMQKKLNLTTEDLVELKETVQKILNKIQK is encoded by the coding sequence ATGGACAATCACAACCCTCCCCAATTAGGAAACCAACTTTGTTTCCCGCTGTATGTCATCGCAAAAGAAATCACCGGTTTGTACCGTCCGTTTCTTGATGAGCTAGATATTACCTACTCACAATATCTTGTGATGATGGTGCTTTGGGAAAAGGATGGATTGACCGTCAATCAGGTCGGAGAAAAACTCTATCTCGACAGCGGAACCTTAACCCCACTTCTGAAAAGATTGGAAGCTAAAGGTTTTATCATTAGAAAAAGAAAAAAAGAAGACGAAAGAGTCGTAGAAGTTTTTTTGGATGATGCAGGAAGAAATTTACAACAAAAAGCTTGTGAAATTCCTGCAAAAATGCAGAAAAAACTGAATCTGACAACAGAAGATTTAGTAGAACTGAAAGAAACCGTTCAGAAAATTTTAAATAAAATTCAAAAATAA
- a CDS encoding class I SAM-dependent methyltransferase, translating into MEDKDLKILAQNLANPQGQKGIEIGEMMNATNIGMTLESIHALLIEDNENILEIGHGNAGHLKSFLKIAKDLKYTGIDISETMHQEAKNLNTEFKDQADFVLYEGEKLPFEDEVFDKIFTVNTVYFWKNPVEYLNEIYRVLKDKGTFVLTFGQRNFMEKLPFTAYDFTLYSNDEMQELISKSHFKRMKISEKEEQIQSKTGEETITRLYTVLTIKK; encoded by the coding sequence ATGGAAGATAAAGATTTAAAAATATTAGCACAGAATCTTGCCAACCCGCAAGGTCAAAAAGGCATTGAAATCGGCGAAATGATGAATGCCACCAACATCGGAATGACGCTGGAAAGTATTCATGCCTTATTAATCGAAGACAACGAGAATATTCTTGAGATCGGTCATGGAAATGCAGGTCACCTGAAAAGCTTTTTAAAAATTGCTAAAGATTTAAAATACACAGGAATCGACATCTCTGAAACAATGCATCAAGAAGCTAAAAATTTAAATACTGAATTTAAAGATCAGGCTGATTTTGTTTTGTATGAAGGTGAAAAACTTCCGTTCGAAGATGAGGTTTTTGATAAGATATTTACAGTGAATACCGTTTATTTCTGGAAAAATCCTGTTGAATATTTAAATGAAATTTACAGAGTTTTGAAAGATAAAGGAACTTTCGTTCTCACTTTCGGGCAGAGAAATTTCATGGAAAAATTACCTTTCACAGCATACGATTTTACGCTGTACAGCAATGATGAAATGCAAGAATTGATTTCTAAAAGTCATTTTAAAAGAATGAAAATCTCAGAAAAGGAAGAGCAGATTCAAAGTAAAACAGGCGAAGAAACCATCACAAGATTATATACAGTTTTAACCATAAAAAAATAA
- the def gene encoding peptide deformylase — MKKISLLLIFFISFINAQKLTSTEISLINQGDIKTGLPIFQTTDSHQHITLLDQSKEINPTDPNTATLVARMKESLLSTDGGVGIAAPQVGINRKIIWVQRFDKAGEPLEYFINPVITWKSELQNLGPEGDLSIPEFRGQFYRSKVIQLQYVDLKGQKFTEIVEGFTAVIFQHEIDHLFGVLISDKKEKEINDEYIKVDAYKRSDSVTR, encoded by the coding sequence ATGAAAAAAATCTCTTTACTTCTCATATTCTTCATCAGTTTTATCAACGCTCAAAAACTGACGTCAACCGAGATTTCCCTAATCAATCAAGGCGACATAAAAACCGGTTTGCCTATTTTTCAAACAACCGATTCTCATCAACACATCACTTTATTAGATCAATCAAAAGAAATCAACCCAACAGATCCAAATACAGCAACATTGGTCGCCAGAATGAAAGAATCCTTACTTTCGACTGACGGTGGAGTAGGAATCGCCGCACCACAAGTAGGAATCAATAGAAAAATAATCTGGGTGCAGCGTTTCGATAAAGCTGGAGAGCCATTAGAATACTTCATCAATCCTGTGATTACATGGAAATCTGAACTTCAAAATCTTGGCCCGGAAGGTGATTTATCAATCCCTGAATTTCGTGGACAGTTTTACAGAAGCAAAGTGATTCAATTACAATATGTAGATTTAAAAGGCCAAAAGTTTACAGAAATTGTAGAAGGTTTTACTGCCGTGATTTTCCAACACGAGATCGACCATCTTTTCGGTGTTTTAATTTCAGATAAAAAAGAAAAGGAAATCAATGATGAGTATATAAAAGTGGATGCTTATAAAAGGAGTGATTCTGTGACGAGGTAA
- a CDS encoding heme ABC transporter ATP-binding protein translates to MLKARQIDYKHKEFFILNDVDVTLDYGDFLAIVGPNGAGKSSLLSILANEVKQGKQKILFKNKEISEWEVRELSMHKAKFSQHNSNEIPLQVKDVVMMGRYPYFDSQPRKEDFEAMNKHMYETDVYHLKERDYNTLSGGEKQRVHLSRVMAQVENEIEKKLIFLDEPLNNLDVKHQYKALEIIKKFTQKENSAIVVLHDLNLAAQFADKILLMKSGKVSAYGTPEEVFTAENITQAYNFPCTICPHPVNANPMIIFG, encoded by the coding sequence ATGTTAAAAGCACGTCAGATTGATTACAAGCATAAAGAATTTTTTATTCTGAATGATGTAGATGTCACTTTAGATTACGGAGATTTTCTGGCAATTGTTGGTCCCAACGGAGCCGGAAAATCAAGTTTGCTGAGTATTTTGGCGAATGAAGTGAAGCAGGGAAAACAGAAAATACTATTTAAAAACAAAGAAATTTCTGAGTGGGAAGTTCGGGAATTATCGATGCATAAAGCAAAGTTTTCTCAACACAATTCCAACGAAATTCCTTTGCAGGTAAAAGATGTGGTCATGATGGGTAGATATCCATACTTTGATTCACAGCCGAGAAAAGAAGATTTCGAAGCAATGAATAAGCACATGTACGAAACCGATGTTTATCACTTGAAAGAAAGAGATTACAATACATTATCAGGTGGAGAAAAACAGCGTGTACACCTTTCCAGAGTAATGGCGCAGGTGGAAAATGAGATTGAAAAGAAATTGATTTTTCTGGATGAACCTCTGAATAATCTCGATGTCAAGCATCAGTACAAAGCTTTGGAAATCATCAAAAAATTTACGCAAAAAGAAAATTCAGCAATTGTTGTTTTGCACGATTTGAATTTGGCAGCGCAGTTTGCAGATAAAATTTTATTAATGAAATCAGGAAAAGTCTCCGCTTACGGAACGCCGGAAGAAGTTTTTACAGCAGAGAATATTACGCAGGCATACAATTTCCCTTGTACGATTTGTCCGCACCCTGTCAACGCAAACCCAATGATTATTTTTGGATAA